The Octopus sinensis unplaced genomic scaffold, ASM634580v1 Contig16439, whole genome shotgun sequence region atatacaattttttgtGTCTGTTCAACAGGCTTTTTGACTTAAGTTCTTTTAATGGCCGACACGGATCAACAATGAGGCACTTTACTAAAAGTGCTTAGCGCGACCTGCGACCTGGGATGTGATGGAGCCCCGATGAAGACTATTTGGATAATCTGGATATGGAGGAATACTTTGCTGCAAGTGAATAAAAATATCGGGGGAGCCCGCGTATTACACAAACAGAGGTGCTATATGCAGATTTCAAATCAATTAACCGCAGGCTTAATTCAAATTAAGATGGAGCTTTTTTGGCCTTGTTACGTTTAAAAAACCCAGCTCTCGCAAATATTGTAATGGATCATTTctttacataaacaaataaaggatTCCGTGGAAGTCAAAGAGCGACATTGCTGACCATCTTGAATATATAGATACAGTCAACCCTCTCTATAGTGAACCCTCTCAATAGTGAACAGGCCATATTAATGCAATCTACAATAACAAATATTAgtaattttcattaatatatttattataaaatgaataccacgtttaaaaatgtataatatcatttatttaaatatatttgtgttcacTATTAAAGAATAGTGAACGTCAAATTCTtgtgaacataaaaatattaaatttaatatttttacatatatatttaaaattctttaaaatgaataaactaCACGTTTTACAGTTGTTAGCATGGTGGAAAATCGAAAACGCCTGTCATTTTttcaaaagaaggaaataatcaaattttatcataaaaatagaCATTACACACAGCGCGATTTATCcctttatttcaatgtttctctgggctgcataaacaaaattttgaaaaattctgaaGGAATACTTAATGTTCAAGATgaccaaaaaaagaagaaaatttacttGCCCAAGTCTCAACCATTCGACAGAGATCTATTTGAATGGTTCGTTAAAAAACGATCATTTGGATTTACAATCAATGAATATCTTTTGAAGTCCATGTCTCTAAAAATGGCGAAAGTTTGTAATATTCAAGGATTTCAAGCATCAAATGGATGGCTTGAGAAATTTAAAAATCGATATTGCATTGCTTCCCGTGCTTTATGTGGGGAAAATCAATTTGTTGAAACCTCTGTGATTGAAAATTTTACAGAAAGCCTCAATAGAAAATTAGAACAATAttgttctaaaaatatttttaatttggacGAAACTGGattgttttttaaacttttgtcgAACAGAACATTAGCTGTTGACTCGGAcaaaaatctgtctaataaaccgATAAAAGAAAGAGTAACTGTTATGTTTTGCGTTAGTATGATGGGAGAAAAACTTGACCCATTTGTTATTGGAAAAGCCAAAAATCCACGCTGCtttaaaggaagaagaaatttaattaataatttacaagtggaatacaaatcaaataaaaaagcaTGGAAGACATGGTTATTTCTCAGAATGGCTCATAGATTTGAACAAAAAAATGattttgcaaaaaagaaaaattctaattctacttGATAATGCGACTGTACACTCACGTGATTTAGAGTTCAGTAACATCGAACTCTTTTTCCCCTCCAAATACAACATCGAAGTTACAACCCCTTGATCAAGGAATAATAAAATCATTCAAAGACAGGTATAGACAACTCCTATGTGCACACTTGATTGAATTTTATACTAATGATGACAATGTAGATCACGAAAAAGTTACAGAAAAGTTGAAGAAATTCACTCTATTGAATTGCTTGATATTCATAAATCAAGCTTGGTTAGAAGTGTCAGAATTAACAATTACAAATTGTTTCAAGAAAGCATTTGAAAATGCGTTAATACAGAACCtgacagaaatagaagaaatagatgATGAAAATTTTTTGATTCATGAAAATGATCAATTTGACGACGAAAACTTTATACAAAACTTTGCGAGAAAACTAAAACAGCAAGACCAAGTTgaagaggaaaatgaaaaaatttatGTTCCGACACTATATGAAGCTAGTGAATATGCGAAGGCGCTTGAATTTTGgtttcttgagaatgattatgaACAAAGACGAAAAGTATACgaaatacaaaaaattttaagaaattatcaaactaatcattctcaaaaaatcaccgattacatgattaaaatctctaaataatctttgtaattttttttttaatgaaatcaatgTAATTAAATGTGATAAAGTTAGTTAGAGGACTTCCCCGCTTCGTAAATGAGAGAAACAGTTACCTCGTACGATGGCAAGGGAAATCCTCAAGGAAATCTTTGTAATTAtactttaatattgtttattgttatttggaTTCTTTTTGTTCACTATAGACAATAGTGAACATGATGTTTTGACGTGGACATTTTGTTCATTATAGAGAGGGTTGACTGTATATTAATGGTTCTACatcaattaaaaatttattgttaAAACCGAACAAGAATGATTAGAGTAATTATTGTTAGTAAGTTTATTTAGCACCCTAAAacttaatgaatataaaatacatacataaacgattACGTCGTCCATGGGTTTTGTAGTTTCAGTAGATTTAAATTTGGTCGTTTCTTTAAAATAGGTCAATTAATGAGGCCAATACCAGTTGGATCTGGCTCTTCAAGTTCCCTTATTGCTATATCAACTGCTGGTGACATTGCATTTAACCCTGAATTACGATGCTTATATTTTATCagttatttttttactttcggaatgattttgttttttaacgCTTTAAAGAAATTCAAAGCTATAGATGGTTCTAAGTTATATGTTGAAGTTTGTTTCCCGTTTCCAAGATCGATTTCAACGTACATTGTacgcacaagaaaaaacagaatTGAAAAAATCTAGGTATTAAAAAAGTGAAACACCAAGAAAATCATGGTATTCaagattgttctatattttatttattttttcgatttaaggttatattattaaaaaatttcgcataattataaaaaaattaaaatataataattttattatcagTTTTCATTGCCAATATTAATTCTAAGTTTTAATATAATTACTGCGGCAGCAAAAAATTAGATTATCAagctaaaatttttaatttattcattttacgatgaaattatttttaatatttaaatttcttttttttgatttattttaaagtaatttatattattcccctaaaaaattgattttttattttaataaaacaaagaatCGCGATCTCTCTCAGTGTCGGGCTGAAAATCTGCCAGGCGCACAAATGCCGCTGTGGGGGAACTGTTGACAAGTACGGTTTGCACCCCCTCGCCTGCCGTCGGAGTGCCGGTCGTGCCCCCCTTCACAGTGAACTCAACTCGATCATATAGAGAGCCCTTGCTTCCGCCGGCGTCCAATCAATCCTTAACCTGTTGGACTGGATCGAGAGGACGGCAAACGCCCAGACGGCATGTCCACCTTTCCATCTTCTcttatttgggattctacctgcTCGGACACGTTTTCATTCAGAAATATTGCTCTGTCCGCCGCCGATCTTGGGAACGCTTCGAGGCAGGCCGAGGAtcgaaagattctcaagtacggcaAACTTTCCAACTCGCTGTTCTTTACTACAATCGCCgtggagtcctccgggatcttcggcTTTAAGACACTTCGCTTCCTTtgctcgctcggtcgacggatttcaaggacaaTTCACAATTCAAGAGAGTCATCTTGgttcctggaacgtctgtcgattgctgtgatccgagggaacgtaaTTTATATAGATATCGTCAGCATTTGAATTTCGATTAATTTCAAAACTAATCAAATAAAACTCTTAAAAGTATTAAAACTCCTAGATTGAATAAGAAACAATATCAATCttcaaaaataagcaaaatatggGATTCATACAGATGAGATATCTGTCATGTAAAATGATCAAATTAGGCATAATTTTGCTTAAATCATTTTGAGTAAAAAAGACTGCTTTCCTCCATTATATGCaggtaaaaaattttatttttagataaaataagaatGTTGCGAAGTAAATAATGTCCAGTTATAATTTTGTGTCAATATTGGAAGGTAAATGTTTTAATTGACTATTTAACCTATTATTTTCTTCAATATcttcaaaaatatattgtttgttcattTCACAACACGAGATGACAATATACAGTGAACCCTCGTAAATTGGTCATTTTTGGTACATGaaaattttaaggttaatttgagaaaaaatcaatactttaaaaattaaaataaacacttttaaatttaattaaaataaaatctaatCCCTAATTCCTTTTTATTTGCCCGTTTTAGGTTTGCTTTATATCTTTAATGGAATAAGCTTGTAGTATAATGCAGTTTCATCCAGATTATAGATTTGATTAGGTTATacaatttagaaattttttaaaattcttgacGAAAAGAATTAATGTCAACTACTTTATCACTTCGCATCTCTCCGTGTAATTTTAGCATTCTAAAATCGTGCATCTTTTTGAATTTTGCCAGAAATCTTTtagaatttttaaagttattaaGTTCTAACTCTTCGGCAAAAGCGCAGCCTTACACGATATTAAGGAATTATTTAAAAAACCGCCTAAAAATTAGTCGGACAAATGCATCATATAATCGTAGGCGCATCTTAGTCGAAATTTGGTTTTCTTCCTTGTGGTTTataatatgtgttttttttataaaaagtgaGCCGAGTATAACATTCAAGATAAATTTTGGAAGATATGTGattaaaaatagtttatttactagttaaaaaaataaatttaaaaaattatttaaaaatttgttaatttgcGATTGGTTAGGATGACAATATATTTTAGATCCCGCTCAAATTCGTCAGGAACAAGTTAAAATAACGTCTTTTCTCTTCAAAAAATTAAGTTACATCTTCGTAATGTTATTCTACAATTTTGAAAATAGACTTAACAAGGTcaaaaaatttaaaatcttgGAAGCTCAATGTTGTATTAATAGGAATATTGTAGGTCTTATAGTTGATGTTtgattctgagtgcaaattctgtTAATAAATTATCAATAAATGTTCAAATACTAacagatttattttataataaaatcaatatgcTAGGTGTAGTTTTAAAAAAGTACCACAGTAGAAATagcatatttacaaatacaatgCGATAATTGAGGTTGATTTTATTTGGGAGAAAATCTCTATTtgaactaaaaataaacaagaaacgaGACAGATATTTAATTAGTaactaataaaaatgataaagaaaacaaaaatgtaagtAAGTTTACTCACTTAAACAAATAATTCTTATAGAAATTAGAGAAAATGACTAGAAAAAAAGTATGAGACATCATTTTTGGTTTGTTGAATCTAGATGAAATAAAACATCATATTCAACTGTCAAAagtggatttttatatttttattatataaatataactagcaTGAATAAAACTCAGAAATTCCAGATCTACTAGTAGTCATTGTTcacaaaatataatcaaaatattgtttcattcaATGAAAACAATTCTTATTAACGTTGTAGTTAGTTATAAATCcttttgaaaaaaatcaaaaaattatcaaTCTCCTTaccgatgataaaagttaaaAAACAATGCATTGGAAGATCTTTGTAGGAAaagatttttttataataaaaagcAAGATCATTTGATACTTTGTTTGAGGAAGCAATATTTGCCAATTTCAGTATCACTAAAGCAATGTGATGATTCAAATCACATTGTTGCTGATGCGGCTAATAAAAGATTTTAAGTCGATCCTGATTGATTGTAATTGGCTGATATATTCAAAAAGTTAAACAAACTTAATATCAAATTGCAATGACACAATATCGACTATATTCATTGCAAAGAAGCTATTATGTCATTTTAGGGAAAACTTGAACTTTATTGTATTAATATTAAACGGAACGAGTTATCACAATTTCCAAATTTATCAAAATTGCAAAATATTCTATAGGACGAGGATTTACAAGTTTATATATCATCTCAAGAATATATACATCAATTTTAAACACAATATAGAAATTTTTCAATTGCATTATCTCGCTATCAATTATTGATTCATTCATTATGATATTTTATACAGTTGAGATCTAGATCCTAGAAGAGACAATAGATTTGCAATCTGACATCATGGCAATTCAAGgttttgaaaaacattaaaaaatgtttgtatacacactgaTTTACCAAACAAATTTCCTAATCTGTGGACAAGGGGTcaattttttattgcttttccatCAATTTATTTTGTTGAATGCGGCTTCGTTAAGTAGTATCTCTTACGAAAACGAAAAAAAGACTTTTGGTTGTCAATAAAAGTGATCTACAAATACCATTGTAAAATATTGAGCTTGATATAACTAAGTAGGTAAAGGGAAtatgaattgttttttttaaaattatttattaaggtTTGATTTTTTAACAATGGCCATGTTGTTCAGTATCACCAAATTTTTTATTGACGGAAGAAGAGAAGGGTCCTCGCGTAAACGAAGTGCTGAATATCTTCGAAGATGAAGCGAATGTCTAAGCGGGTCAATTTGATTTTTTCAGCTGTTTGCAAATCCCCATCATCGCAAGAATCACTCAAACTCCTCGTATCAGTTGGTTTTCGAGAAGGATACTGCTCAAAAAACCATTTTCTAATTCGTCGGGATTTTCTGTGACAAGCAAAGAATCAAAGTTCATGAACTCATTTTGTATCGGCATGTCGTGAGGAAAGTCCAATTCTGTTACAGCATAAAGGGAGTGGTAGCCAAACTTATTGAGCTGTACACCGGAGCGGctaaaattttcaatttacagtaaaccaaaataaaaaacgaacactacatttttcaaaaaaaatatctaaatagaattttaacaatatataaacaataactaatatttttatttttgcaaaaaaaatatatttaccgccTTTTACGGCAAAAGTATAAtctgaaccaaaataaaaaacgaacaaaattttatttacaaattaaaatttagTATGCCCACCACGTGTCGCAATTACAGACAATATTCGTTCACTCTACCAATGATTTTGCATAATCTACTCCTATCTCATTCCAAATTTTTGTAATTCTTCAAAAAGTTCCTCTTTTTTGGAATACGATTTCCCCCTTATTTTTGCCTTCATATAGCTCCATACGTGTTCAATGGGGGTTAAGATCCGGGCTTTGCGCTGGCCAAGGTAGCAATTCGATATTATTAGTCTCAAAGAATATTTTTGCAAGCACACATGTGTGTTTTGGGTCGTTGTCCTGTTGAAAAATTTGATCAATAATCCTATTTTTCCAGAAATGGCAACAAATTGTTTGCCAAAATGTTAACATACAAtgattcattcattatttttttatccaaACCAGATTACTAAAATATTCAGACGTTAATGCACCACATATCATCACACTTCCTTTTCCAAATTTTACGGTTTCAATAATATTACGTGAAACAAACTTTTCGGATTGTTGTCTCCATACAAATCTTCGTCCGTCGTTGTTTACTAAGTTGAATTTGCATTCGTCGCTGAATATAACGTGATTTCAATAAGTAGATGGTAGCATATTCCATCTTTGACAGATTTCCATTCTTCGTTCTTTGTGTTTTTAGTAAGATGTGGTCTTTTAGTAGGCGGAAATGCTTTTAAACCTCTTTGTTTTAGTGTATTTCTAATTGTTTCAGGTGTTACATTTTTTCCAGTTTCTTCTTTCAGTGCCTTCGCATATTTTACGCAATTAAAATTTGGATCTTCAATCCTTGCCTAATTGATTTTTTAATATCTTGTTCATTTAGGAGCCGGGGACGACCAGAACCATATTTTCTTGTGCttggaatattttgtttatattttcgaatTGTTTTCGATATGGTATCAAGTGATCTTCTACACCATCTTTTAGTTATACGTTGTATTacgttgtattttttttaatatcaaatatttttctcctcctttttatcgatatttaaatatttttctttttattactcaGATAAAACGGAGCTTACAATGTTTACGCATACTGATCAAAGACCCGAAAATCACGGAGAAGGCAAAAGAAAGTGGGCTCGCTTCTAGGAAACTCTGAAAATGTTATTCACAGGAAAATCTTCGCTATTAAGTGCATTGAAAATAACATTGGTTATATGGAGTCACAAGAAGAAAATAAGACTAAATAACAGGCTCGGGAAATATAAAGCTCTTGTCATTCCTGTTCTTAATTATAACTCTGGCAGGTGGGAAATCTCTAAATACACAAtggacagtttttctttattatcTATGCTAGATTTAGTCGAGACTTCCTTTCTAGGATGTTCTATCTGACTACGCCGCTAATGTTATTTATAACCTTAGGTGTGACCCTAGGTGTGTAAAAGAATCACTTACAACGAATTGTCTTcttccagaaaaaaatatttttgactaaCAGCCGAGAAGTTTAGAAAAGTAAGAATAAAAATGGTTCCGCATGTCGCGTCCCAAACAAGCAAATTTCCACATTTGAAGGGAAAGATCGTCATTTCATCTGAGCATTTCCCGCCTTCGCAATCAAGCCCAACAGATTCAAACATTAGCCGCATCGTATACTCTTTTAGAGATTTCATTAGAAACTTCCAGCACTGTAATTGCAGGAGACGGGATGAAGATAATGTAGCTGTTCCGAGACAATGAAATGTTTAGTATAATAACTATTTTTTGTATTTAGATAATTGACCCTACCGATCCGAACATTAACAATAGATAAACTAAAAATCACTAttagttttcaaattttttgaaaatgttcaaaattcaaaattgttCCAATTTC contains the following coding sequences:
- the LOC115230810 gene encoding tigger transposable element-derived protein 7-like, which gives rise to MAKVCNIQGFQASNGWLEKFKNRYCIASRALCGENQFVETSVIENFTESLNRKLEQYCSKNIFNLDETGLFFKLLSNRTLAVDSDKNLSNKPIKERVTVMFCVTWLEVSELTITNCFKKAFENALIQNLTEIEEIDDENFLIHENDQFDDENFIQNFARKLKQQDQVEEENEKIYVPTLYEASEYAKALEFWFLENDYEQRRKTIVNMMF